AAAAAGAGAAGTGACCTAATAGTAAAAGCATACATCGATGCTAACTATGCAGGATCTCTTACAGACAAGAGGTCAACTACAAGTTGTTGCACTTTTATATAAAGACATTTGATTACTTAGAGGAACAAGAAACACAATGTGGTAGCCAAATTAAGTGCAAAAGCATAATTTTGTGCCATGACTCTTGGTGTTTCTGAACTTCTTtggatcaaaataattctaaaagaTTTAATGATTGAATGAAGTGAATCGATAAAACTATACTATGGTAACAAATCTGCTATCAGTATAACACACAACCCGATTCAAACATGATTGAATAAAGTATGTAGAAGTGGATaaacatttcatcaaagagaagattGACAATAGACTCATTATTATCCCTCACGTGAAATCAAGAAACCAATTGGCTAATATTCTAACCAAAAGATTACCCATTTCTTAGTTTCAAGAAATTGTTGGCAAGTTGGGAATGGAAGATAGACCAGTTTGAAATGAAGTGTTAAAATAATGGAAATGGAAGACTTATTCAGCTAATGGGACTACTTACTCGGGTTatcattgaataaaaaaaattatgtttcctAATATATAGTGCAACACCCAAGATTTTTAGAttgaaatatgatataatactcgagatttttagattcggatacttgaagaaataggaaatttcaagggattgtggaaGTCTTAGacaaaaattcagtttctgagctaggggcaaaatcgtaaatattgaagttcaggtaaaaatgtaatttacctaaaatcttggggtattagagtaatttatcctttcttcgggagctaaaatgcaattaaaaatggcccgagGACCAAGTTACAatggcctaagtgcaaattatctgAAAAGTTCAAGccaatgtgtagttcttgaaaccttaaaatatctcatcaaaatatctcaaactaagtagttaaggtaaccaaatatagctaactagttaaaggtataatgatgggaaatgtagaaaatcaattaaccatgtgagAGTAATGACgagaaatgtagaaaaataaattaaaccatgtgagatgtaatgatggacgtgttgaaaatctaattaagcatgtgaggctTAAAATATCAAGGATacatggcaagcttccattggtcattTGGAAGATgagataagatcacatgatggttcataatgaccccctgaggtggcatcgcATGATTAGCcaagaaaagcttacttagcctctAAGTTtacaaaagtctccaaaccttatccttaaggacatcTGGCAAGCATTTATTTGCcacacatggaaggtaataatgAGGGCTCATGATGATGGGACaagttgtaatacccaagaacctTGGGTCATTGTTTTAGAGGAAAAATATAGATTCGGGAAAATTAGGTATCTGAAAAGCCTGAAAAATTTACCGAATTGATCGAAGGGAATACCCTAAAGCtaaaatgtctaaggaaataggaataCCTCTAACTAGCATCTCaaggcatgatttttaggacCGAAAGAAATGcaatcaggaacgattttcggtacaacaaaaatgCAGCCGCCATTTAAGCTAAAAAACTGAATTCTCATAGGAGACTCCcaatgtaacatcccgatcgagcgataggaagatccggaacaacttaccctgatgggcctacgtgaacttcccaggggggtcacccatccctagattaccctaggttaagcacgcttaacttgggagttctttgccaatattcagcccaaaaggtattcagctggtgttgtttcctttcttacactatcctcgatatatactaacttctctgggctctcagggtattacattctcccccccttaagcacataaCGTCtccgtcatgcgaccttacaaccggtcccagatctctccccctttgcatggtcgatgtgggattcgcctaaggtgcctacacgcaccccccataggggcctcacgcccccctcgggactcagcctcctcgctgaggtttgccccaccaccgcactcagaggctcgggggtcggctctgataccatttgtaacatctcgatcgagcgataggaagatccggaacaacttaccctgatgggcctacgtgaacttcccaggggggtcacccatccctggattaccccaggttaagcacgcttaacttgggagttctttgccaacattcagcccaaaaggtatccagctggtgttgtttcctttcttacactatcctcgatatatactaacttctctgggctctcagggtattacaccCAAAATGATAACAGAAGCTATGGGAAGCTTCGTTTTATCGATTAGAgcaacccttcagaggtttcagaAAGAAACGAGTAGGTTTAAAGCCTAAACGAAGaaacgggcctaagtgtaatttttcaaagttgccTGAGGagggtcaaaatgtcattttttgcaAAAGTGGAAAAGAGGAAATTGAAATATTGGAACTTAAGGGGCTCAATGAAAATTGAGGAAAGTGTAGGGGTTGTGAGGAAAGGGGCCAAAATGGAAAAATCGAATCTGAGGGGGGCGAAACTATAATTTCGAAAACTCCATAACCATGGCTTCAGGCAATGGGCTAGCACGAGGGATGATCAGGGATCTCGTAGGAACCATCATGAGTAGACAATGGCCATCAAAGTGGCCAAAATTTCGAGAAATTCGACCATGAAAGCTGGCCGAAAATGGCAACTTGCAACTCGCTTTTTTTCGGTCGGGGAGGGTGTTTCCAAGTCCATCCAGGGGAGGGCAAGACGCTTAAGGTGTTGAGTAAGAGGGCCAAGGCCATTTCAACCTTCgtgtttgcctataaatagagcccTTTGTAGCCGAAAATTGTCAAacttggagcttcaaatcgagggtgAAAACGAACAAATTGGGAGTTTAAATCATAGGGTTTTGTTTACCATGGCCTAAACGTCATTTCTAGAGAATTTCAAGCATTTTGGTGgtgatttaaaggaaaaatcGAAGCTCGCCGGAAACCTAGGTGGTCCGCCTGGCTGAGACTTCAAGGCCTCCGTTGGCCGGCTTTCCAACCTCCTTTGGAGCCCATTTAGGTACCCCTGTGATCGAATGGACACAAGCTTTCATTTGGTATAGCTTTTGAAATTTTTCGGCTAGCTGTTGCTAGAGAAGATAACCGGCGCGTGGGCCACACGCACCAGTCTCACTCGCCCTGGCACACGCCAGCGCGTGTGGGCGCGTGTGGGCTTGGTTTTtcgtgcaattttttttaaataacttagaaaaatattttagaacttcctatgtaaaaatatttggagaaaaataggtgtaggtatttattttggaatattagtgaggaaaaattgaagaaaaatagagaaaaagacaagaaaatagagggaaaatagtgtttattgatttttttgaataaacatcttgcctagggtgcttTTGGACTTGAGTTGAACCATTTGgtgcaaatttcaaaatttggcacgcaaatcgaggcaatttGCATGTTTTTCGAGGCATCCTAATTTttgtgaaaggtgagtggttttatccctataactcatatatgatatgatttccttgctatgcataatattttcacatgttatgATTATTTTCGTTCATATATTGTTGCATGGAAAAACGTGATATATGCACGAcacgatatttttgtcatattgaaactcgtgcatggggttgggatgttaccctaagagtgtagctgaaattcccctagggcaattaatggaacaacgttaAGCTTATCTTACAAGAGATttgggattctgcctagggttccgtgcccgGCTGGCaagcctgggaagttacattgtaggtatatgtttataattgtccatgcatcatgcatcattcattcatatttatctaaccctcacttagaagatttcatcttttgatattggattatgtccctgaaatattccaCGTTCAAAGCCAGCCAAGTAGCCGGAAGGGCAAAGAAGTGATTGAGGCATGAATGATATGTATGGGTCCCATGTGGGACTAGAACTATCTATTTTATTCGGATGTATTGTTTAGGTTTTAATTTCGTCTATAATGTTATATTGGGTGAACGATATGTATGTACCCACATATGCTATGTTTTCGAGGTTCCTTAtaggttctgatcttgctttcGCTATGCTTAAAATGTATCATTCTCTTactatgtttgggagtgttattaaaCAAAAgtcatgttgaggatttattgccagtttatgtttgaaaaaaaaaaatcctagcataattTAATGCCTTGgaatgcggggtgttacacatgtGGTAAAACATGATTGACcaaaaatgtctataaataggccttaaggtagttcacaagttttataagaatttgggtaaggttgagagaatcagaaaaaatgattttgtgatAGAGAGTGAGGGGaaaattctgcaaaaagaaagagTAATTTTGGTGTAGAAACAGGAGCAAAATAGTCTCACCAAAAAATTTGGGTCAtttccaaccaagttgaggtaagtacactatAAACCATCTACGATGTTTAAGCACgctcatgaatcatgtttatgtgatccctcatgttatgtttcaagcaagtttcatgTTCTCAAGTAAGTTATGGGACCGGGGTTTAATAGCGCTACGCACGGAGGTTCTTACCCCTAcaagttggtagaacctatcgtGTCCCCCTATGTTATATGTTCATGTTGCAAGTTCATGTCATGTTTGAGTACGtttgatagttctcttgtacttactaatatttgcgtaatctcaccgcTTATGTTTCCTCCTGGTGATCATGAATGAGAAGATCGGGacgtggacgtggagcgtgATGGCTAGTTAAGCGTGGTGGCTAGTTGAgaaagaattttcaagaatttaagttttagtttccttttgaaacaaaatttttaggggttgaactctgatctttttcCATATGTATgtcataaagcatgtcttgaatttttatttaatttaaaggaagtatgagtttggTTTTAAGTTccagatatttttatatatgctatTGTTATAAAGCATCTTTACgaagtctttctttcttctgttgaaactatgttttccatgtcaaactttatatattacacaaaacatgctttgaattttattatgttcgaaactttatttaagtttataaaagtttGGTTTCTCCAATTTCTCTGCGCTAAATCTTAAAGTTCattcgaatattattattattgttaagcatgtaagtaagttacgagTGTCACATATAGATATGGTAAGTACAAGTagtctttttcaataattaGTTAGGTTCTTAATGGTATAAGTTTCTTTAGTAGCTAGTTTCctaaagaagataaattgaTAGTTTCTTCGTGAAGATGTCAAGATTTACCTTAAATATGACTGTAAATCTATTATGTGAATATACAAAAATTTAGAGAATCACTTCATTTACCAATTCATTTTAAGGCCCTAAATAgtataatatttacataaaaatcccttaacttttataaattatattgtgGCCCTACATTTCATAAAAATCCCACAAAGGCCCCAAAATCGTCACCTACAATTACACCATGACCTTAAAGgttttcttttatcttatttcCAACCGTTAAGCTTTTAGTTTATTGCACAAAAACCCTTGTTTTCACATGAAATCTGtcccaaaattaaactttttccTAATCAATTTCCAGCCCTCATCTCCTAAAATTAACCCATCCCAAGTCTGTACCAAACTTATAGATACCATTGCCAAAGCAATTTGGACCCCAAAAAAATGgctgaaaatgatggaaaggGACTTATTTTATGTCAAAATTCTGTCCAAAAATTAAACTTCTTAAACTTcaattaaatattaaccatATGAAAACATAAAGAGACTTATTTTATGCTagaattttattagaaaattaaaCTTCTTAAACTTCAATTAAACCCTCAATTTCTTGCAAATTAACCACATGAAAGCACCAGCCTAGGGACTCCATTAGGGTTAAGTACAcccaaaaattggaaaaaaaaattgaggtaaAACCttgaaaaaatatgtttatctaaACTATTCTTGTTTCACCACAACCATGGCCAAAATAAAACTAGTGCAAGCTCTtgttttaactctttttttcgTCAAATTAGCACGTACAAGGCATTTCCCAAGTTGTAGATGCTTTTTTCCAAGCAAACTATGGCTCTAAACCttgcaaaaaaaataagaaatatggGTTCATTGAAGTTGTCACTTGTTTCGCGTCACATTGACTTTTGGTGATCTCCTCCTCCAATGAGACCTTCTAGTCCATGTGAGCCTTCAGGTTCCACTCATTTcttcctccattttcttttttttttttcattctttttttttttttcttgcttccttttctcttcttgcttataagtgcaatttctataaattacacatttaccccAAATAATCTTCCTTAATTCACTTGgacattttttctatttcactTAAGCCCtacaagttttcaaaaattttataaatacctttttaaatttctcaacatttcttaatttctcactttgactcaaagctttaattataatttctttaattttcttgtgACCTCAAGAATCCTCAAAACATGTGAATCAACCATTTGTATTCCAGCCGTGCCCAATTGAGTTCCTTGACTTTTTCTTGTtacctcttatttttttttaaccaagaaaaatatataatataggatattatattttatgtcattaatattatattgtGTGATAATTGTATGGTATGTGCCATATTGTCATTTTTTgcttatataatattattatgatatgtcaTGTACGAAAATGGTTTACAGACGCCATTtgaacattttcaaaatattttttattttttaaactccaaaacatttttgtattgaaaagTATTACTACCTAGAGATAagttgaaaatattgaaaacatcTTTTTGCTATAAAAATGCGTTTCCGTCCATAAACAAagttagagaaaaaaattatctctaagCAGCATATATTACCTCAAAGATTGTCCTACCCCAATCTCTATTTATTTGATCGTCATCTTATCATCGTTCCTTCTTATTGTCTCATTGTTTGATGTTCAGTGTTATCGTTGATTCACAACTCCAATTGTTTGGTGCTATCGTTAATTCACAAGCATAAAATGTATGAGTGAGTTGGTTTTTTGATTAACAACCAATGGTTAATGGCTACCatcataattattatatatctatatctattaTTTGCATGTAttaatttatgttatatatataaatgtatttaatatgattatatgtaatatttatttttctaattcaataatatatgatatataacattaataattatgtgtgtaatacttatataatatttataaaacttatgtttattttttgaatgtattataaaatgtttatttatttttatattacataattattttttataattatatattaaaatttatattaataaaaaaattatatttttgtatttacgcgtttatatatctttttttattttttaaaaaattactactTTCATTTCGTATCTTAATCGTTCCGTACAACTTAAATTACgatattttatgtaaaagtaATATAATAACTTATCGAAGTCAatattacatataataataacataataatactATATAAATGGGGGTATGCAAGGGCATTTCAGTCATTTAAGCGTACAATTATGAGCCCTAAGGATTTTGTCCCGAGAGAGGTAGGTAGTACTTCTAAAGTAATTGCAGAAAacagaagaaaatattttcaatttcacattaaagaaaggaaatgaaaggaAGAATATCCCAAACCCTGCCAATCTCCTCCGACCGACAAAATAcgatcaaatcaaatcaaccaTAGCCTGCCACCGTCCGATTCGATCCATTCAATAGTGACCAACGGCGCAGATTAAATCTTGCGAAGCTTCTCGGCCTTGATCACGGGATTGGCCTTTGCAATGGCCTCCTTCCCCAAAGACTTAAAATCGAAGGTGCAGGCGTGCTGCTCGGGGTGCCGATGGGCCCCGCAGAACGTGGCCTCGCACCGGCACTTGAACCCCGTCAGCCCCACGCGCCGCTTGCACTCGCCACACCTCCCCGCCGTCTGCACCGCCGCCTTCGCCggagccgccgccgccgccgcctccgaCACCTCGCAGTCGGAAGAAGCCGATCCTACGGATCCCGGCGAAGACGAAGCGGATGGAGCTAAGGATTTCTCGATGGCCAGTTTGGCGGTGGAGGCCTGTTGCTCCTTGAGACAGTGGTCTCGGTAGCACTTGGAGCAGAGGTTGAGCGTGGTGGAGCTGCCGAAGAATCCGCAGTTGTTGGCGCAGAGGCGGTGGTGGTGGTGAGCCTCCGGTTCCTGCCAGTTCTGCTCCTCAGCCATATCCGATTCCGGTCTCTCCTTTCCCGATCAAGCTTTCAGGATCGAATATAGAGGAACGAACAAACCAAAAAACAATTCGTCTATATATATGAGCGATTGGTTTGGCGTAAATCAATCGCTCAATATATAAGGATGCAGAGCGATCTGCAATCAGATTAAAGCCTGcagaaagagggagagggagagagagagagagagagagagaaacgcaCACAAAGAGACAACGGATTAGAAATTTATTGGGAAAACAGAATCGAATAGAAAATCGAAAGATTTTGATGGAGGACGACGATGCGTGCGTGACGGAGAAATCGGAGGAGTTTTGAGAGATCGAGATTGAGATTGAAGCAGCGGATGGGGCACGAAATCGGATGCTTTACGATCGTGATATAAAGGATGCGAGAACGAATGACGTGAGAGGGATTGGGACATAAAggggaaaggaaaaggaaataaaatggTAATATTCAATGaactatatatattcttattttattttaaaatattcttttatatcATGTGTAATGCAATTATGTTGCTCAGAAAATAAATgcgatataaaataaaaataaaaaatattttttaaaaaataatataaaataaaaatataaaaatgcataaataaataaatataagaaatttttgtaaatataatgtttaatataaaaatagttatttaatttaaaaataaatataaattttataatatattaaaataaatataaatataagttctattattcataaaatataatttattaaaaattttcgcTTCATCATttatcttctctataatatAATTTGCATCTTCATTAAGGAGTGTAATCTTGAACTCTCATTTAATTTaggttaaaaaatttgatttagatataaaatttaaaattcagtgTCTAACCTCTTCATGAATAAAAGTgcgtttttaaattaaaaatacgttttttatatttttttaatattataaaagaattctaaaatatttttaaaattataaaaataatttaaaaatattttttgatattttgatataaaaaatatttcaaaaataacaaaacgaCATCCTAATATGTTCTCATGTATCATAGTAATATGTAATGTAAATATGTGTTTTACgtatagaaattttttatttgtataatatattttttatattgtatAAGATTTCTAtgttatatgttatattttttatattgtaaaatatttcaatattaatacacttttttattacaatttttttatttttgatattgttgttagtgattattaaaattaatgtaatgatattctaaatattttatataataaaattatcattataaaataaaaccaacaaACATTGGACAATCGCTTAAAGcgtaaaatatattattaatatcatttaaaaatgaTACAAAACTTTTAATAGAAGGCATAGTTCGACTTTCTCTTGATTAAAGTTCTTTGGTTTCTAGAAAATGGGCGGTGGAGCGTCTTCGAAGGCACGTGGAGGCGGCGGCGGAGCAGTGCGGCGGCATAGCTTTCAGGCTAAGTGTGGGGCAGTCTCTTGACTCTTTCCATACGGCTTAAGTCCGTTTGGGGCAATGCGTTTGACTCTTTCCGTATATGAATTGACCCAAGACTTCTACTTCCAGCCTCCCAGTTTTGACCCCTAAATGCTGGTTATTTTGGGTCAAAATATCATGATTTGAGCATCAAGGTAATTACTTGATTTGGGTTTGTGATTCACATAAACAAATGGGATAAATTTCACGCGGTAGAAAGGGatagattatttaaaaaaaataaataaattacactgaaaattttttgaatttgataaaatgaCGAGATGTTTCAcatatgagaaataaaataattttctttaaccATAGAACTATAACTATACttttcttatataattattaaaagtgTAATAAGATAAAATCACCTTTTAATTTTACTCCTCCTTTTTTACCCTCATCTTTTGTCCAGTGAACTAGTTAGAATCTAAGGTGTATTTGATAAcataaaaattctataaaaaaatgtcACGTCCAATAAATTGAATTCCATATTTATTGTCTGATACATTGcattttttatggaattaaatttcatgatacaatcattaaagcatgttttgacctattttttatgaaaaattccgTCTAGGaaggtgatttttattttctata
The sequence above is a segment of the Diospyros lotus cultivar Yz01 chromosome 7, ASM1463336v1, whole genome shotgun sequence genome. Coding sequences within it:
- the LOC127805879 gene encoding zinc finger A20 and AN1 domain-containing stress-associated protein 5-like, with the protein product MAEEQNWQEPEAHHHHRLCANNCGFFGSSTTLNLCSKCYRDHCLKEQQASTAKLAIEKSLAPSASSSPGSVGSASSDCEVSEAAAAAAPAKAAVQTAGRCGECKRRVGLTGFKCRCEATFCGAHRHPEQHACTFDFKSLGKEAIAKANPVIKAEKLRKI